The window AGTCGAAAAACCGGCGGCATGGGCGGCTACGCTGAGTACACCTTCGGCAAGGCCGGCAACTACATCACCAACTACACCTACGGCCTGTCGCTGCTGATTGCCAACGTGGCGATCAGTATTACCGCGGTCGGCTACATCCAGGTGCTGTTCAACGTTCAGCTCGGTTCACTGCAAGTGGGCCTGGCGACCATCGCGCTGTTGTGGATCACCACCTTCGCCAACTTCGGCGGTGCGCGGATCACCGGACGGATCGGCGCCATCACGGTCTGGGGTGTGATCGCTCCGGTGGTGCTGGTGTCGACCGTCGGCTGGTTCTGGTTTGACAGCAGCGTTTACGCCGCTGGCTGGAACCCCCACGACAAGTCCTGGTTCGAAGCGGCGGGTGCCTCGGTGGCGATTACCCTGTGGGCGTTCCTCGGTCTGGAGTCGGCTTGCGCCAACACTGACGCCGTGGAAAACCCCGAGAAGAACGTGCCGATTGCGGTCCTTGGCGGCACTCTGGGAGCGGCGGTGATCTACATCGTCTCCACCAACGTCATCTTCGGTATCGTCGGCAACGCTGAACTGGTCTCCTCCACCGCGCCATTCGGTCTGGTGTTCGCCCATATGTTCACCCCATTGATCGGCGACATCGTGATGGCGGCGATGGTCCTCGCCTGCATCGGCTCGTTGCTCGGTTGGCAGTTCACCATCGCGCAGGTGTACAAAAGTTCGGCCGACACCGGTTACTTCCTGTCGATCTTCGCCAAGGCCAACAAGGCGGGAACGCCGATTGTCGGCATGCTGGTGCTGCTGGCGGCGCAGACTGCGCTGGCCCTGCTCACCATCAGCCCTAACCTGAGCAAACAGTTCGATACCCTGGTCAACCTCGCGGTGGTCACCAACCTGGTGCCGTACATCCTGTCGATGGCCGCGTTGATGACCATGCAAAAAGTCTCCAACGTACCGCCTGGAAAGGCTCTGGCGACCAACATCATCGCCTGGGTCGCGGCGGCCTACAGCTATCTGGCGCTTTACAGTTCGGGCGAGCAGGCGCTGATGCTCGGCGGCGTCGCCACCATCTTCGGCTACACGCTGTTCGGTTTCGTCAACAACCGCCTGATCCGTCTCGAAGCGCTCAACAACAGCGTACCGACCCAGACCGTCAGCGCGCAGCACCTCAGCGCCGAACCCGTACCGGTCAATAACCTGAAATCTGTCGCACTGGAGACTCAATCATGACGGAATATAGACACTCCCTCGGGATGCTGACGCTGCTGGTCAGCAGCCCGCCGGACAAACGCACCGTCTTCGGTCGCGCCCTGCAACAGCTGGTCAACGACGTGGAAGAGCGCGCCGTTCACGTGCTGGCGTCTGAATCCCTGAGCGACGCCACCTCCATCCTGCGCTCGGACCCGGCCATTCAATGTGTGCTGCTCAGTTGGGAGATGGATAAAAGCGAGGGCCATGACGAGTGCATCAAACTGCTGATCAGCCTGCGCGAGCGCAATACCCGCGTGCCAGTGTTCCTGATCAGCGACCGCAGCACTGCGTCGAGCATTCCGCTGGTGGTCATGCAACACGCCGACGACTTCATCTGGCTGCCCGAGGACACCAGCCGCTTCCTCAGCGGCCGTATCCTGGCAGCCATCGAGCGCTATCGTCAGGCTGCCCTGCCGCCGATGTTCGGGGCGCTGGTGAAGTTTGCCCGGTCGTATGAATATTCCTGGCACACGCCGGGGCATGCCGGTGGCACCGCGTTTCTGAAAAGCACCGCGGGCCGCGCGTTCTACGAGTTCTTCGGGGAAAACCTGCTGCGTTCCGACCTGTCGATTTCCGTCGGCGAACTCGGTTCGCTGCTCGATCACAGCGGCCCTATCGGCCAGGGCGAGCGTTATGCCGCCAAGGTCTTCGGCGCCCACCGCACTTACTACGTGACCAACGGTTCGTCGATGTCCAACCGCGTGATCCTCATGGCCAGCGTCACGCGCAACCAGATCGCCCTGTGCGACCGTAACTGCCACAAGTCTGCCGAACACGCGATGACCCTGTCCGGGGCACTGCCGACCTATCTGGTGCCGACCCGCAACCGCTACGGCATCATCGGCCCGATTCTCCCGCAAACCTTGAGCGCCGAAGGCGTGAAAGCGGCCATCGCCAACAACCCGATGGTCAAGGACGGCATCGATCCGACGCCGGTTCACGCGATCATCACCAACTCCACCTACGACGGCCTGACCTACAACGTCACCCGCGTCGAAGAACTGCTGGGCCAGAGCGTCGACCGTCTGCATTTCGACGAAGCCTGGTACGGTTACGCGCGCTTCAACCCGCTGTACCGCGACCGCCATGCCATGCACGGCAGCCCGGACGATCACGATGCGTCGAAGCCGACCGTATTCGCCACGCAATCAACCCACAAACTGCTGGCGGCGCTGTCCCAGGCCTCGATGATTCACGTGCGCAACGGCCGCAACCCGATCGAACACGGGCGCTTCAACGAGTCGTACATGATGCACGCCTCGACCTCGCCCAACTACGCGATCATGGCGTCTTGCGACGTCAGCTCGGCGATGATGGAAGCGCCCAGCGGGCAGATCCTCACCAGCGAATCCATCGAAGAAGCGGTGTCTTTCCGTCAGGTCATCTCGCGCATGCACAACGAGATGCTGAGCAAGAACGACTGGTTCTTCACCTGCTGGCAACCGCCGACCGTGCAAGTCGGCAATGCCACGGTGCCGTTCCACGAAGTCGACCCGGTGCTGCTGAAAACCGAGCCGAACTGCTGGGTCCTGCACCCCAACGAGGTGTGGCACGGTTTCGGCGACATCGAGGAAGGCTACTGTATGCTGGACCCGATCAAGGTCTCGGTGCTCAGCCCCGGCATGGGCGACGACGGCAACCTGCTTCCGACCGGTATCCCGGCCTGCGTGCTGACCGCGTACCTCGGACGCCAAGGCATCGTTGTCGAGAAAACCACGGACTTCACCATCCTGTTCCTGTTCTCCATCGGCATCACCAAAGGCAAATGGGGCACGCTGGTCAACGCCCTCCTCGACTTCAAGCGCGACTACGACGACAACGTCGAACTGGAGCTGTGCCTGCCGGACCTGCTGGCCGGGAACCAGACCCGTTACGCGGGTATGGGTCTCAAGGACCTGGCCGACGAAATCTTCGCCGCCATGAAGAAACACAAAACCACCTCGGCCATGTCCAATGCGTTCGGTACGTTGCCGCAAGCGGTCTTCAGCCCGGTGGAAGCCTACGAAAAACTGGTGCGCAACGACATCGAACTGGTGACCCTGGAACAAGCTGCCGGGCGCATCGCCGCCACCGGTATCGTGCCGTATCCACCGGGTATTCCATTGCTGATGCCGGGCGAAAATGCCGGTCCGGCGGACGGCCCGCTATTGGCCTATCTCAAGGCGCTGGAAGCCTTCGACAAATCCTTCCCCGGTTTCACCCATGACACTCACGGGATCGAAGCCGAGAATGGGGTTTATCGAATGTTGGTGTTGAAGTAACCAAACCAATGTGGGAGCTAGCTAGCCTGCTAGCGATGGAGTATCAGTCAACATCAATGTGGCTGACCCACCATCGCCAGCAGGCTGGCTCCCACATGGGATCCCCTGCAAATGCTCCATCAGTCCAATCCCTATGGGCAAACTCAATCACAGCACTCTATGATTGAACCCCATGACCACCTCTGCTCCGATTCGCCAACCCTGCCCACCCGGTGCCTGCGATTGCGGGCGTGACCCGTTGCTGGAAACGCCGGGGGCCGACGTACGCATCCTGTTTCTGACCCGCGCGGAAGAAAAACGCCTGATCGAACGTCTGGAAAATTTGTCGAGCCTCCAGGACCTGGAGCACCTGAAACGGCGCATGTTCGAGCAACTGGGCATCCGCGTCGACATCGTCCCCAGCTTCAACGAAGTGCGCACCATGCGCGGCATCGGCATCCACGTCGGCGAACTGCCGGGGCTGTGCCGCAAGACTCGCGCATCGATCCCCACAGCGATCCGCCGCGCCCTGGAAAAGCGCCCCGAAATCGCTTACGAACTCCTCAACGCCAATGACCTGTTGCGGGATGCGTGATGAACCTTGCGCTCGAATTCCCCGTCACCGACGAGATACTCACCTCGTTCGCGCTGGTAATCGGCACGGACCTGCAGGGCTATCGCAATCACATCTATCGCGTGCTGAATTTCTATCGCGCGCTCAACGACATTCAAGGCCTGCCGTCAGAGGCGGTGCAGATCGCCGCAGGGTTCCACGACCTGGGCATCTGGACCGACAACACCCTGGACTATCTACCGCCTTCGGTGGCCCTGGCCGTTGATTATCTGGAAACCCGACAACGCCCTGAACTGATCGATGAAGTCAGTGCGCTGATCCTGGAGCACCACAAAGTACGTCCTTATCGCTTCGCAAACGCCACGACTGTCGAGGCATTCCGGCGGGCCGACCTGATTGATGTGTCGCTTGGACTGGTGCGTTTCGGCCTGCCTCGGGCATACATCAAGACGGTGCAGTCGACGTTTCCCGATCATGGCTTCCACGGGATGTTGATGAGGCAGTCTGTACGGCAGTTCCTCCGCTCGCCATTGCGTCCGTTGCCTATGTTTCGCTGGTGAAACAACCTCCTGAAAAGACTGAAAAAACAGGATCAGCGGTCGTACGTGAAGTACGTGGCAATGCTATGCCTTCTGCAGGACGAAATCGTTTCGAG of the Pseudomonas sp. MAG733B genome contains:
- the potE gene encoding putrescine-ornithine antiporter, which translates into the protein MSVAKKMSVGQLTMLTAVNMLGSGIVLLPTKLAEVGAISILSWLVTATGSLALAYAFARCGMLSRKTGGMGGYAEYTFGKAGNYITNYTYGLSLLIANVAISITAVGYIQVLFNVQLGSLQVGLATIALLWITTFANFGGARITGRIGAITVWGVIAPVVLVSTVGWFWFDSSVYAAGWNPHDKSWFEAAGASVAITLWAFLGLESACANTDAVENPEKNVPIAVLGGTLGAAVIYIVSTNVIFGIVGNAELVSSTAPFGLVFAHMFTPLIGDIVMAAMVLACIGSLLGWQFTIAQVYKSSADTGYFLSIFAKANKAGTPIVGMLVLLAAQTALALLTISPNLSKQFDTLVNLAVVTNLVPYILSMAALMTMQKVSNVPPGKALATNIIAWVAAAYSYLALYSSGEQALMLGGVATIFGYTLFGFVNNRLIRLEALNNSVPTQTVSAQHLSAEPVPVNNLKSVALETQS
- a CDS encoding Orn/Lys/Arg decarboxylase N-terminal domain-containing protein, with the translated sequence MTEYRHSLGMLTLLVSSPPDKRTVFGRALQQLVNDVEERAVHVLASESLSDATSILRSDPAIQCVLLSWEMDKSEGHDECIKLLISLRERNTRVPVFLISDRSTASSIPLVVMQHADDFIWLPEDTSRFLSGRILAAIERYRQAALPPMFGALVKFARSYEYSWHTPGHAGGTAFLKSTAGRAFYEFFGENLLRSDLSISVGELGSLLDHSGPIGQGERYAAKVFGAHRTYYVTNGSSMSNRVILMASVTRNQIALCDRNCHKSAEHAMTLSGALPTYLVPTRNRYGIIGPILPQTLSAEGVKAAIANNPMVKDGIDPTPVHAIITNSTYDGLTYNVTRVEELLGQSVDRLHFDEAWYGYARFNPLYRDRHAMHGSPDDHDASKPTVFATQSTHKLLAALSQASMIHVRNGRNPIEHGRFNESYMMHASTSPNYAIMASCDVSSAMMEAPSGQILTSESIEEAVSFRQVISRMHNEMLSKNDWFFTCWQPPTVQVGNATVPFHEVDPVLLKTEPNCWVLHPNEVWHGFGDIEEGYCMLDPIKVSVLSPGMGDDGNLLPTGIPACVLTAYLGRQGIVVEKTTDFTILFLFSIGITKGKWGTLVNALLDFKRDYDDNVELELCLPDLLAGNQTRYAGMGLKDLADEIFAAMKKHKTTSAMSNAFGTLPQAVFSPVEAYEKLVRNDIELVTLEQAAGRIAATGIVPYPPGIPLLMPGENAGPADGPLLAYLKALEAFDKSFPGFTHDTHGIEAENGVYRMLVLK
- a CDS encoding HD domain-containing protein: MNLALEFPVTDEILTSFALVIGTDLQGYRNHIYRVLNFYRALNDIQGLPSEAVQIAAGFHDLGIWTDNTLDYLPPSVALAVDYLETRQRPELIDEVSALILEHHKVRPYRFANATTVEAFRRADLIDVSLGLVRFGLPRAYIKTVQSTFPDHGFHGMLMRQSVRQFLRSPLRPLPMFRW